One Hordeum vulgare subsp. vulgare chromosome 4H, MorexV3_pseudomolecules_assembly, whole genome shotgun sequence DNA window includes the following coding sequences:
- the LOC123451019 gene encoding uncharacterized protein LOC123451019, whose amino-acid sequence MTDHARDPIARDPSPVPKRRSTYKTDRNSHGKAHQEPDSQTPTTTTTTTAMSPMTVLLVLAVAATAAPLAHAACADGSDGAMLHGVANDVLLEYGLPKGLLPDSVVSYTFDNATGNFHIELASSCYVWFGDHYVYFDKNLSGTISHGEISNLSGIMAKKFFIWVSITSMVAHLERGMIEFHAGIITEDVPASLFQKIPVCGKGLGEPLRGAAGVIRELGLVPVAEV is encoded by the coding sequence ATGACCGATCACGCTCGCGATCCCATCGCAAGAGATCCATCGCCGGTGCCCAAACGCCGAAGCACCTATAAAACCGACAGAAATTCCCACGGAAAGGCACACCAAGAACCAGACTCCCAAaccccgacgacgacgacgactacgacggccATGTCTCCCATGacagtcctcctcgtcctcgccgtcgccgcgacGGCCGCGCCGCTGGCGCACGCGGCCTGCGCTGACGGCAGCGACGGCGCCATGCTGCACGGCGTGGCGAACGACGTGCTTCTGGAGTACGGCCTCCCCAAGGGCCTCCTCCCGGACTCCGTCGTCTCCTACACCTTCGACAACGCCACCGGTAACTTCCACATCGAGCTCGCCAGCAGCTGCTACGTCTGGTTCGGCGACCACTACGTCTACTTCGACAAGAACCTCAGCGGCACCATCTCCCACGGCGAGATCTCCAACCTCTCCGGCATCATGGCCAAGAAGTTCTTCATCTGGGTCTCCATCACCAGCATGGTGGCGCACCTGGAGAGGGGGATGATCGAGTTCCACGCCGGCATCATCACTGAGGACGTGCCGGCGTCGCTCTTCCAGAAGATCCCCGTCTGCGGCAAAGGCCTCGGCGAGCCGCTCCGCGGCGCGGCCGGGGTGATCCGGGAGCTTGGCCTGGTCCCCGTCGCCGAGGTGTGA